Genomic window (Rathayibacter sp. VKM Ac-2760):
CCGGACGACCTCGAGCGCGTCCTCGCCGAGGAGCGCGTCGACCGCGTGATCGTGACCACGCCCGACGTCACCCACGCCGGTTTCCTCGACCGCTGCCTGCGCGCCGGGGTGGACGTCGTCGTGGAGAAGCCGCTCACCATCGACGAGGCCGGCGCCCGGCTCGTCGCGGAGTCGGCCCGCGCCACCGGCCGCACCCCGGTGATCACCTTCAACTACCGCTACTCGCCGCGCAACTCGGCCCTGAAGGAGCTGGTGGCGAGCGGCGCGATCGGCACCGTCACGTCGCTCTCGTTCGAGTGGCTCCTCGACACCTCGCACGGTGCCGACTACTTCCGCCGCTGGCACCGCGACAAGCCCGTCTCCGGTGGACTGCTCGTGCACAAGGCCTCGCACCACTTCGACCTGGTCAACTGGTGGCTCGACGACGTGCCCGAGCGCGTCTTCGCCTCCGGCGGGCTCCGCTTCTACGGAGCGGAGAACGCCGAGCGCCACGAGCGCAGCGTGAGCCAGGACCGCGGGAGCGACGACGCCTCGTCAGCGGACCCGTTCGCCCTGGACATGCGCCGGGACGCGCGCCTGAGCGCCCTCTACCTCGACGCCGAGCATCACGACGGCTACCGCCGCGACCGGTCGGCCTTCGATCCGGGGATCACGATCGAGGACAACCTGGCCCTGATCGTCGACTACCGCGGCGGCGCGACGCTGAGCTACGCCCTGCACGCGCACTCGCCGTGGGAGGGCTATCGCGTCGCGATCAACGGCACTCTCGGCCGGGTGGAGCTCGACGTGGTCGAGCGCGGCGCCGTGCTGCCCGACGAGGACGGCCGGATCGCGGTCGACCGCTCCGCCACGGGTGCGGCGGCGCACGCCTACGGACTGCGCCCGAACGGGGAGCGGCTGCTCCTGCAGCGGCACTGGGAGGCGGCCGTCGAGGTCCCGATCACGAGTGCGGCCGGAGCGCACGGCGGCGGGGACGACCGGATGCTGCGCGACCTCTTCCGCGGGGCGGACGAGGACCCGCTCGGCAGGGCCGCCGACTACCGCGACGGGCTCCGCTCGATCGCGGTCGGCATCGCGGGCAACCGCTCGCTCGAGTCGGGACGCGCCGTGCGGGTCGCGGAGCTCGGGGTACTGCCGGAGTGAGGCGGGTGGCCGGGGTCGGCATCCTCGGAGGCGTCCTGCGGACGGCCGTGGGTCTCGATACGCCGCCTTCGGCGGCTACTCGACCAGCGAGGGGGGCTACTCGTCGAGGGCGAGCTCCTTCGGGAGCTCGAACTCCTTGCGGGAGAGCTCCTCGACGTTGACGTCCTTGAAGGTCAGCACGCGGACGGACTTCACGAAGCGGTCGGAGCGGTAGACGTCCCAGACCCAGACGTCGCGCATGGTCAGCTCGAAGTAGAAGTCGTGCTCGGTGTCGCGGCGGACCAGCTCGACCTCGTTGGCGAGGTAGAAGCGCCGCTCGGTCTCGACGACGTACGAGAACTGCGAGACGACGTCGCGGTACTCCCGGTACAGTGCCAGCTCGACCTCGCGGTCGTAGTCCTCGAACTCGTCCTCATCCATCGTTCACCAATCCTACGCCGAGGCGGCCCTATACCGGGACGGCGGCGGCGTCGCGCGACTTCGACAGCCAGGTCACGCGGTGCAGCGGCGACGGCCCGACGCGGTCCAGCCCCGCCCAGTGCGCGGCGCTGCCGTAGCCCTTGTTGCTGTCCCAGGCGTAGTCCGTGAAGTCGTCGTGGTGGCGCACCATCTGGCCGTCGCGGCCGACCTTCGCCAGCACGGAGGCGGCCGAGACGGAGGCGCAGTCGCGGTCGGCCTTGATCCGGGTGACGATCGTCAGCTCCGCCGCCCAGGGCCCGAGGGCGGGCGTCAGCCAGTCGTGCTTGCCGTCGAGCAGGACGACGGCGCGGGAGAGGTCCACGCCCTGCTCCACCAGCCGCTCGATCCCGCGCGAGGCGGCCCGGCCGAGCCCGGCGATGATTCCGGTGTCGTCGATCTCGTCGGCGGAGGACTCGCCGATCGCCCAGCCGGACACCCACTTCACGACACCCGGCAGCAGCGCCTCGCGCCGCGCCGGAGCGAGCAGCTTCGAGTCGCGCAGGCCCTCCGGGAAGCGACCGCACCGCGCACCGATCGCGACGACGCCGACG
Coding sequences:
- a CDS encoding Gfo/Idh/MocA family oxidoreductase, which translates into the protein MTTTRLRYALIGAGHRAEMYVRAIAGPHAEVAELVAVVEANPTRAEYAAEAAVRHGAPARPRLAGPDDLERVLAEERVDRVIVTTPDVTHAGFLDRCLRAGVDVVVEKPLTIDEAGARLVAESARATGRTPVITFNYRYSPRNSALKELVASGAIGTVTSLSFEWLLDTSHGADYFRRWHRDKPVSGGLLVHKASHHFDLVNWWLDDVPERVFASGGLRFYGAENAERHERSVSQDRGSDDASSADPFALDMRRDARLSALYLDAEHHDGYRRDRSAFDPGITIEDNLALIVDYRGGATLSYALHAHSPWEGYRVAINGTLGRVELDVVERGAVLPDEDGRIAVDRSATGAAAHAYGLRPNGERLLLQRHWEAAVEVPITSAAGAHGGGDDRMLRDLFRGADEDPLGRAADYRDGLRSIAVGIAGNRSLESGRAVRVAELGVLPE
- a CDS encoding DUF2469 family protein encodes the protein MDEDEFEDYDREVELALYREYRDVVSQFSYVVETERRFYLANEVELVRRDTEHDFYFELTMRDVWVWDVYRSDRFVKSVRVLTFKDVNVEELSRKEFELPKELALDE
- a CDS encoding ribonuclease HII; protein product: MVVTDPDLRQERRLFREGYESVIGCDEVGRGAIAGPVSVGVVAIGARCGRFPEGLRDSKLLAPARREALLPGVVKWVSGWAIGESSADEIDDTGIIAGLGRAASRGIERLVEQGVDLSRAVVLLDGKHDWLTPALGPWAAELTIVTRIKADRDCASVSAASVLAKVGRDGQMVRHHDDFTDYAWDSNKGYGSAAHWAGLDRVGPSPLHRVTWLSKSRDAAAVPV